The sequence CGCCAACTTTTTATCCGGCATCATAGTTGCTCTATGTAATGGCAATGCCGGACAAGGGAACCGTCTTTTCAACACAGAACAAAGGGGCACATCTTGAATAAATTAAAACAGAACAGACAGTGGCTGAAAAGAGCAATTTTTCTTAATATGACTTTTTTCCCCATGATCCCTTTTATTATTGCTTTGGGGATCAGCTTCTATTTCTTTTCTTCCGCCCTGGATAAATCCACCCAGGCCAGCCTTGAAAGAATTTTGACCGACCACCGTAAAATGATTGAATCCTTCCTGCTCGAAAGGAAATCCGACCTTGAATTAATCACACGGGCATACACCTTTGAAGACATCATGGCCGAAAAGGCCATCACCACCATCTGCCAGAGCCTTCAAAAACGTTCTCCCGCCTTTGTTGATTTGGGACTGTTTGACGACACAGGCAATCACTTAAAATATTCCGGCTCCTTTGCCCTGGCAGGGAAAAGCTATACCCAGGAGCCCTGGTTCCAAAAAACCATGCTCCGGGGTTTCTACATCAGTGATATTTTCCTCGGGTATCGCAATATCCCGCATTTTGTTGTGGCAGTACGCAAAACAGAAAACAACCAAACCTGGGTGCTGCGCGCCACCATTGACACCGTGTTCTTTGACTCCATGGTATCCGGGGTGCGCATTGGCAAAACAGGTGAAGCATACATTTTAAATAACGAGGGAGTTGCCCAGACCGCACGACGTTCCGGGGATATCGCCCTTCTTGATAAAGATCCGGCCTTTGGGTGGATGAACGAACAGTTTTCCTCCAGCCAGCAAACCTTCCAGCTTTCACCCAAAGGCCAACCCTTTTTATATGCAGTATCCAAACTGGCCAATAAATCCTGGTATCTGGTGGTTCGCCAGGAGAAACAAGATGCCTACAAAGCACTTTACTCTGCGATCTTGATCTGTGTAATCATCGCCATTTTAGGCCTGGCAGCCCTGGTGGTCCTGGCCTATTTCACCTCTGAGACCATCTGCCGGCGCATGGACCGTCTAGACGAGGAAAAAGAACAGCTGGGCAGCCAGTTGATCCGGGCCGTGCAACTGGCGGAAATCGGAGAAATGGCCGCAGGCTTTGCCCACGAAATCAACAATCCCTTACAGATCATCAAAAGTGAATATGCCCTAATTAAAATCCTTATGGAAGAACTGTACCCGGGCAAAGAGGATAAGGATAATTCTCCCGATCCCAAGACCCTCAATGATATCCGGGAAAGTGTGGACCAGATTCATAAACAGGTGGAACGTTGCCATGAGATTACCTCCGCCATCTTAAAGTTTGGTAGAAAAAAAGAAGTCAAGCACACCACCCTGGACCCGGGTACAGTTATTCCTGAAATTCTTAAGCTGGTTGAAAACTCCGCACGTACCAGCGGCGTAGAGATCACCACCCGGATTGAAGAAAAAATACCCAATTTCATGGGCGACCCCGGACGATTCCAGCAGGTCATGCTCAATCTAGTCAATAACGCCATACATGCCGTTACCAGCCGACATGGCGCCAACGGCGGCAAAATTGAGATCAATGCAGCCCAGACCCGGGACGATGAAGGACGGGCCATGGTTGACATTCAGGTTAATGACAATGGGTGCGGCATAGCGCCTGAACATATGGATAAAATTTTTTCACCCTTTTTTACAACAAAAGCCGTTGGCAGAGGAACCGGTCTGGGACTTTCGGTATGTTTCGGAATCATCGAAAGCTTTGGCGGCACCATGTCCGTGGACAGCCGACTCAACGAAGGAACCGTGTTTTCCATCCAGCTTCCGGCGCATGAAAACCAACCGTCTTAAAGGAGGACAACCTAATGGAAAAGATGAAACTGTTATTGGTAGATGATGAAACCCGCTACCTTGAGACCACCAGCAAACTCATTGAAAGAAAGGGTTACGACGTATGGACAGCCCCAAGCGGAGAAGAAGCCCTTAAAATCCTGGCGGCCCACAATATCCATGTGGTGGTCCTGGATGTGAAGATGCCCGGGATGGACGGCAATGAGACCCTTAAACATATCAAAGATTTATACCCCTTAACTGAAGTGATCATGCTCACCGGCCATGCCACGGTGGACTCAGCCATAGACGGACTGAAATCAGGTGCCTGGGACTATCTGATGAAGCCTGCGGATATTGAAGATATCATTGAAAAAGCAGAGCTGGCGTTCCAGAACCGTATGAACCAGGAAGAAAAAATTCGTTCTGCCCAGGCCAAACAATATCTGAAATCCCCCCGAGAAATTCTCAAAGAAGGGGACGAGTAAACCTGAACATAAGGAGTAAATTGAATGAAACAAGAAAAGAAAAAAGTCACCGGGTATGACAAATACATCGACTGGAAGATCTTTATCGTTCCTGTGGTCCTGTTCTTTGCTGTGCTTTTTATGCCCACCCCGTACGGCATGAAGGATGTGGGCATGGAATACACCATTGCTCCCCAAAAAGTGGTTTCCTATATCACAAAGGAGCTTTTTTCCGTCAAAAGTGAAGAAGCTGATCAATGGCAGTTGCTTACCGCCCAGATCATGGAACAAAACATGCGTATCGGCGCGCTGAGCAAAGAAAGATTTTTAGACCGGGATGCCAAGTGGTGTAAAAAATATAAGATTCCGTCCCAGAAAGCAAATCTTGAAAAAGCACAGGCGTATGTCAAAGACAGCGTCAACGATACTGATTTCAAATCCTTGATGGCCAATGCACTGGAATTGCGGAAAAACGGGCTTAAATATGAAGACCTCAAAGACAAGGACAAGGCAAATGCAGACAAAGGCGCATGGCAGATCAAGGTATCCATTGCCATGGGGATCTTTGTAGTCCTCTGTTTCTTAACCGAGTGCATTCCGTTGCCAGCCGTGGCCTTCTGTATCGGCCTGATCCTGGTGTTCACCGGTGTCATCAGCCGTCAGCAGGTAGCCATGCTCTACTGGTCCGACGCCTGCTGGTTCATCATGGGTTCATTGATGTTTGCGGCCGCCTTTGTAAAAACCGGGGTGGACAAACGGGTGTGCATGATGATGTTTAAACGCTTGGCCGTGCCCAATCCCAAATGGATCACCCTGATCTTCTTTTTAATCATCACACCCTTGGCAGCCTTTATTTCAGACCATGCCCTGGCAGCCATGTTCCTGCCCATTGGTATGTTGCTCTACCAGAACAGCCTGACCGATGACGTGCCTGAAGACAAAGAGCTTGCCAAACTGCTGATGATCTCCATTGCCATGGCCTGTAACATCGGTGGTCCGGGCGCGCCTTCCGGCGGTGCCAGAAACGTTATCATGATGACCTATCTGACCGACATGTTCGGCCTTGATATCGGTTATTTCCAATGGGTTACCTATTGTTTCCCCTTTCTCATCGCCATGATTCCGGTTTCCTGGTTCATCATCAACATACGTTTCAGGCCTAAAACCGTTACCCTGGCACCTGCCATGGACCACCTGCGCCGTGAAATCGACCGCATGGGCGCCTGGAACAAGCAGCAGATCTGGGCACTGATCATCTTCCTTGTCATGGTGTTCGGCTGGTTCACGGAAAAAGCCTTTTACAATATAGGGATCTACCCCATTCGCCTGGGTATCGGCGTGATTGCCGTGGCCGGCGCCATCGCTTACATCCTGGCCGGCGTAGTCAACTGGCGCGACTACCAGGACCGTGTGGACTGGGGTGTTGTCTGGCTCTATGCCGGGGCCATCATATTCGGCCGGACCCTGGATTCAACGGGCGCGGCATACTGGCTGGCCCGGTCCGCCATTGAATTTTTGTCCAATTTCGGTATGGATTCAGGCCTGCCCCTGATGGCCGTGTCCAACGGTCTGACCTCTATTTTGACCAACCTCATGGCTGACGGCCCTGCAGCGGCATCCGTAGGCCCCATCACCCTGAACATGGCCGGCATGGTCCACCCGGGCAGCTCCTATCTGCCTTTCATGGCCATGGCCACAGCAATGGCGTCATCCTTTGCCTACTGCCTGATCATCGGCACGCCCCCCAACGCCATTGTATATGCCAGCGGTTACCTGGAACCTAAAGATTACCTGAGAGCCGGTATACCTTTGTTCTTTTTTGCCAACGTAATACTGCTGCTGCTCACCGGTGTTTACTGGACCGTTAGAGGATTCGGCACCTTGCCCGGATTCTGATAGAAAATTTACGGAGGACAAGATGACACAGATATCAAAAAAACCAAACTCACAAACAACCAGAACCAGAACTTACTTTTCAAAAGAGACAGAACGACGGGTGTTTTTCTACATGACACTGATCATGCTTGCCGCAGGGGTTATAAGCAAGCTCTTTTAAACAGCCATGGGCTGACCGGGCCTATCAATACCCAGGATCAACCCACAACGAAAGTTGAAAGATCGTAGATAGTTACCCAGACTCTACCATAAAAAAATAGGCTATGGAGGACAGTCCAGTGAAAAGCCTGCCAGAACACGCCTTTTCACCTAAGGAGGAGAACATGAATACACCAGGGGCACTTTCGGCATTGAAATTTTACAACCAGGGTGTAATCCGGCTGCTTATCGAACCGGTCCTGTTTTTTGCAGATCTGCCCGGGGTCCATACCGCGGGAAGGGCTTTGGGATTTACAGCCCTGTGTGCCGGGTTTTATGCCGGTGCCGGCCTGCTGACAGGCCCTGGTCCCCAATCCCCTGTGGTTATGGCATTGATCTATTTTATCAATGCGGCGGGTATGGTGCTCATCAGTTCCGTTACAGGCTTTTGCACCATGGTGATGATCTGCGGCAAAAAACAGGATTTTTCCCTGGTGTTCGGGCTTTATGCCTATGCTTCCGGGATCACCATGCTCATCTCATGGCTGCCCTTCATGCTCTGGTTTACGGAGCCGTGGAAATACTGGTTGGTCTATACCGGGTTTCGGCAAAGCTGCGGCATGTCCAAAGCCCGGGCGATCACCGTCCTTTTGATATCTGTACCTGTCCAGTGGTGCCTGATTTATTCGGCCATAACAGCGTTTACCGGCCGTGTGTAACAATCTTTTAAATAGGAGCAATATAAAATGAAACAACCCATAAAAGTCTTAATGGTTGATGATGAAAAACGGTTCAGGGAAACTACGCGCAAAATTCTGGAACGTAACGGGTTTCAGACCATTCTTGCCGAAAACGGCGAAAAAGCGTTGCAATGCCTTGACCAGTCGCCGGATGTAGCCATTCTGGACATCCGCATGCCCGGCATGGACGGACACGAGGTTCTCGAAAAAATGATTAAATTAGAACCCGATTTGCCGGTCATCATGCTCACGGGCCATGGGGATAAGGATTCGGCGGAACAGTCCCTGGTATTAGGTGCCTTTGACTACCTGGCAAAACCTTGTGACATTGATCTGTTGTCCGATAAAATCCGGGAAGCCTGCCGGAGTAAGCAACAGACGGGGAAACCCGAAGAGGATCTGGTATGTTCGGCAATGATTCCGATAAGTGCCTATACCACTATTAGCGAGGACGCCACCATTGCCGAATCCGTCCAGGAACTTAAAGCCTCTTTTGTAACGCTGCCCACCTCGGACCTGATCATGGAAACCGGCCACAGGTCCATACTGGTCATGGACAAAACCGGGCAGATTCAAGGTATTCTCACCATCCGTGACCTGTTGGAACAAATTCTGCCCGGTTACCTGACCTCAAGCAAACCGGCCACGGCAGATTCCATCCAATTCTCCCCCATGTTCTGGCGGGGGATGTTCACAAGCGCCGTAGAACAGATCCGAACCTTGACCATCAGTGAAATTATGTCCCCGGTCCCCATATCCATTGATTGGGAATCCACCCTGATGGAAGCAGCCTGGATCATGGTGGACCAAAACCAGCGCCGTCTGATTGTCACCGAAAACGGCAAACCCACAGGAGTGATCCGGGAGCAGGACCTGTTTTTTGAAATGGGAAAACACCTGATTCCCCCAAGATTAAGGAGCAATTGATGACTGACATCAAAACAATTATGGCCTGCATTGACCTGTCCGATTATTCGCCGATGACCCTGGGCTATGCCCTGGATCTGGCGGAACAGGGAGATCTCAAGGTCACCATTTGTTCAATTGTTCCCCTAAGGGATGTCAATCCGGCGTTCATGGCCGGGATGATGTACCCCTGCCGGGAAGATACAAAGGAATATCTGGATGCCCTTAAAAAAAACAGAATAGATCAAATCAACAAACTGATCATGGAACGATTTGCAAAATTTTCCAACGAAACGGACATCCGCATCACAACAGGATATCCGGCAGACGGTATTATCGAAATGGTTGACAAGATCGGCCCGGACCTTGTTGTCATGGCAAATAAGGGCCGGTCCAACCTGTCCAGGTTCATGTTCGGCAGTACGGCGGAATATGTATTCCGTCACACCCCAACCCCGTTGCTCAGCGTAAGGGACAAACATATTTTCAAACGCTCGTACTCAGGCAAAGCCGCCCCTGAAGCCACAAAGATCCGCACTGTTATGGCGGCGGTGGACTTTTCACCCTGGTCCCCGGCGATCCTGGCCCATGCCGGGTGGCTGGCTAAAATCACCGGGGCAAAACTGCATGCATACAACTGCATCAGTGCCAAGGAGATCTCCTGGGTAAAGTCCCACTATATTCCCGAAAACACGTTTGACCTGGAAGAATTTTTGCCGAAGGAAAAACAGCGGCGGCATGATCTTATGGCTGACCAGATAAAGGCGGCCGGGCTCAGCGACATTGACGGGCTTAATATTTCCATTGATTTGGGTGTCCCTTACGAACAGATTCTTTCCGCTTCCCAGGAGATGGGCGCCGATGTTCTGGTACTGGGCCCCAGAGGGCGCAGCCGTTCGGCCAGATTTACCCTGGGCAGCACCATAGAAAAAATCTTTCGTCACAGCCCGGTGCCCGTGCTTCGTTTAGGCCCGGATATCATCCATTAACAAAACATCCCGGGTTCGGCCCAAAAAACCTGCCCGGGATTTTACAAAGGAGGTTGCCATGTCAGACGAAAAAAAAATATTAGTGACCATAGACGGCTCAAAACGTTCAAAAAGGACCATTGACTATATATGCAGCTTTAAACCCTTTAGAGATAGGAAAATAACTTTATTTAACATAACAACACCCGTACCTGAAGCGTATTATGATCTGACCCGGGATGCCTTCAGCAATATTTCCGTATCCCAGGTAAAGGCCTGGGAAATGGGACAAAAAACAATTATAACCGAATTTCTCAAAGAGGCACGCCAAAAAATGATCGCCGCCGGCTATAAGGCGGACAATATCGACATCAAACTTGTCGACCAATCAAAGGGGGTTGCCAGGGGGATTCTGGAAGAGATCAAAAACAATGAATACCAGAGCCTTGTCATCCGGAGAAAAGGCCGTGATAACTCCATCCTCAGCGTGGCTATGGGTGGCGTGGCCGCCAAACTGGTGGAAAAAGCGGACTTTATTCCGTTGATCATTGCCGGAACCCGTGAAATCCGCCATTATCAATGCGTTGCGGTTGACGGTTCCCCTGGCGGTATGCGCGCCGTGCGTTACACAGCCGATATGATGGCCAACACCAACTGCCGAATTCTACTTTGTTCGATCATGCGAACAACCGTTACGGATTCTGCAACCCAAGGCAAGGATCCGTTTGCAGACCTGGCCCTTTGGGCCCACGACAAACTCAATAGTGCACTGTTCGAAGCAAAAGAGATCCTGACCCAGGCAGGCATCCCGGAAGACCGGATTGAAACCCGTATTGTCCAGGGCGCCCAGAGTCGGGCAGGCGCTTTGCTGGACACCGCCAGGGCCACACAATGCGACACAATTGTCATGGGGCGCAGGGGGATGTCGGATGTTGAAAGCTTCGATATGGGACGAATCCCCAGAAAAATTATTTACGCGTCCAGAAAATTCACGATTTGGCTGATTCCGTAACCCAGGGAGAGACAAGTGGGCACACAAAATCTATCCAGAATATTTAATCCCGGCGCCATTGCCGTAATCGGTTCCGGGGACGAACAGCATCGGGTGGGGCAAACCCTGATACGCAACCTCATTGATGGCGGATTTAAGGGGGCTGTCACGCCTGTCAATCCGGATCATGCCAAGACTCTGAATATGCCTGGCGCAAAACATATCAGTGATATTGAAGGCATTGTAGACCTGGCCGTGGTAACGACCCCCATCGACCAGGTCCCCCAAATCATTGAAGCATGCGCGCACAAAGGTGTTGCAGGGGCCGTGATTATCAGTGGCGGGGGGCGGGAAACAGGCGAAAAAGGCGCCAGGATGGAACAGCAGATTAAAGACGCTGCCGGGCAAAGTGACATGCGTATCATCGGCCCCAACTGCATGGGCATTGCCCACCCTCCGCTGAACTTGAATGCATCCCATATGCCGGGTTCACCGGCAAAGGGACGCGTTGCCTTTTTGTCCCAATCCGGATCCGTGTGCGCGTCGGTCATGGATCTGGCTGAAAAGGAACATATAGGGTTCAGCCATATCGTCAATTTAGGGTCCATGCTGGACGTTGATTTTGCCGATATGATCGACTATTTAGGCGAGCAGCGGGGCGTGGACAGCATCATCATGTACATGGAAAACATCACGCGGATCCGAAACTTTATGAGCGCAGCCCGGGCCGTCTCCCGCATCAAACCGATCATCTGCCTGAAATCCGGACGGTCGGCAGCCGGTGCCTGGGCGGCCTCTTTTCATACCGGAGCCCTTGCCGGAAAAGATGCGGTTTATGATATTGCCTTTGAACGGGCAGGCATCCTGAGGGTGAACACCTTTGAACAATTGTTTGACTTTACCCGGATTCTGGCAAGGCAGCAGCGTCCCACAGGCAGACGATTGGCCATTGTCACCAATGCAGGAGGTCCCGGTGTCATGGCGGTGGATGCCCTTTCATCTTTTGGTTTTGAACCCGCCGTGCTCAGCATCCAAACCATTGAAACCCTTGAGTCAACCCTTGAAAAACCATGGAGCAACACCAACCCTGTGGATGTGCAGGCAGATGCCTCTTGTACCCAGATTGCCAGGGCCGTTAACATTACGGCCCTGGCACCGGAGGTTGACGGTGTCCTTATGATCCATTCACCCGTGGACCATTTTGCCCCGGCTGACCTCGCCCAGATTATAGCAGACCAGATATCATCCCTGCCCAGCCCTGTATTTACCGCCTGGTTGGGCGGTACAAGCATGGACAGCGCTCGACATATTCTCAATGAAAAAGAGGGGTTGACCTATGATACACCAGAGAAAGCGGTCCAGGCGTTTGCGGGTCTGTACAGGCACAGCCGAAATATTGACATGCTCAACGAAATACCGGTCCGGCGCGACATCAAGCTGAAAATAAACCATGACCAGGCCGGATCAATTATAGAAACCCATCTGAAAAACGAACAATTCCTGTTAAATGGAAGTGAAGCCCAAACAGTTCTGAAGGCTTACGGTATACCTGTAAGCCAGACAGAACCTGCCGGGGATAACGTGCCGGCACCGGACTATGAACTTTATGTTGGTGCCGAACTTGATGCCCAGTTCGGGCCGGTCATTAAATTCGGCATAGGCGGTGCGATGTCTCAAATTTACCAGGACACGGCTGTCACCTTGCCGCCTTTAAATTCTATCCTGGCTGCCCGGACCATCAACGCAACAAAAATAGCCAAAGCGTTAAAAGGCCTCCTTGGGTTCAAAGCTGTTGACCAGGCGCTTGTGGAAACGCTTTTAATACGTGTAAGCAGACTGGTCACCGATTTTCCCCAAATTTGTGAACTGGAAATCAATCCGGTAGCGGTCACCGATGGGCAACTGATGGGGCTTAACGCAATTATTCACCTGGCCCCACCCCCGGCAGCCGCGCCGGACCACCTTATTATCAGCCCCTACCCGGCCTGGCAGGAACAGCTGTATACCACCCAGGAAAGTGAACAGGTACTGATCCGGCCGGTGAAGCCGGAAGATGCCGGCGCCATGCTGGCTTTTTTTGAACACTTATCAACCCAGACCATATATTTACGGTTTTTCACACCGCTGAAACAGTTGTCCAAACGCATGCTGATCCAACTGACCCAGATTGATTACGACCGGGAAGTTGCACTGGTCGCCTGGTTTCCGGCTCACAACGGGGAAAAAATTATCGGCACCGCCAGAATCATATTCACCGCCAACGGCACCGAGGGCGAATTTGCCATCATGCTGGCCGATTCCTGGCAGGGCAAAGGAATCGGGGCGGCACTCTTAAAATCCTGCCTGGCATTTTCCAAACGATACGGCCTGAAACGGGTATTTGGTGTGGTGCTGCGTGAAAACAGGCAAATGCTGCGCCTTGCCGACAAACTGGGATTTAAAAAAGTCGGTACCCCCGCCTCAAGTGAAATTGAACTCATTATTGATATCGAAAAGCTGGATCTTTACATGCTTTAAACATATAATTTTTCACCACGGACACGAAGCGCGCGAAGTTTAGGGATTAATATCTTCGTGCGTTTCGTGTTCTTCGTGGTAAATTAAATTTCAAAATTATCTGATCTAAAGATATTTTCCCATGCGCCCCCCTGATTTTATCATCTGCCCCCTTGCCCTGCTCTGAAAAGTGCTAATCATTTAAATAAGCTTAGGCTAAATAAAGAAGGCAGGGTAAAACGGTTTTCATTGCGGTACCCATCCTGCTGAGCATAAGGAGTGCACAAAATTGATATTAACAGGCGACAGCCAGCTTAAGAGAAAGGCACACACATATGAATCAGCTCAACACAGCAACCTTTGCCGGCGGGTGTTTCTGGTGCATCGCATCAGCATTTGATAATATAAAGGGAATTGAACAAGTCGTTTCCGGATACATGGGTGGGGATGTGGACAATCCCAGTTACGAACTTGTGTGCACCGGACAAACGGGCCATGCCGAAGTGGTCCAGGTGCGTTTTGACCCAAAAATCATTACATACCAAGACCTTTTGAAAATATTTTTCAGCCGGATTGACCCCACCGATGAAGGCGGATCTTTTTTGGACCGCGGCAGTCAGTACCGATCTGCCGTTTTCTATCATAACGAAGAACAAAAACAACTGGCCCTTGCGGTGATCCAGCAGATTGATAAGTCAAAGATGTTTGACAAGGCCGTTGTCACCCAGGTCCAGGAGGCGGTTGAATTTTTCCCCGCCGAAGAATACCATCAGGATTACCATAAAAAAAATGCCATCCAGTACAAATATTACAGCCTCGGATCAGGTCGACAGTCTTTTGTCAACCGGGTATGGAATGGAAAAAACCTGAAAGTTTTTAACCGAATTAGTCTGGAGAAAAGCCCCACAGGGCCGCAAACAGGACAAAAGAAACTGACGGCACCTATTCCGGATAATGAAACATTGAAAAAACAGCTTTCCCCCATCCAATACAAGGTCACCCGTGAAAATGCCACAGAACCCCCTTTTACAAACGAGTTCTGGGACAACGATCAGGAGGGCATTTATGTGGATGTGATCTCGGGAACACCTTTGTTCTCGTCAACAGATAAATTTGATTCCGGCTGCGGATGGCCCAGCTTTACCCAGCCCATCCAGGAGGAACAGATTATTGAAAAAGAGGATACTCTCCTTTTTGTGGAGCGCACGGAAGTTAGAAGCAAAACCACCGATGCCCATTTAGGCCACGTGTTTGACGATGGACCAGGCCCTAACGGCTTAAGATACTGCATTAATTCGGCCGCGTTGAAATTTATTCCCAGACAAGAACTTAAGCAGCATGGATACGAGGATTTGGAAAAACTGTTTTTGAAAGGAGCAATCCCCCAATAAAGTACCCCCCGCCATTTCGGGTGACATCGCAATAGTTCTTTACACGCTGTAAAAAAACGTGACAGGTGGCAGCCTTTTTGACCACCTGTCACGTTTTTTAAATTATTGTATCATTTCAAGCCATTAACTTCTATTTCCAGCACTTTTCTTCAGCTGGCATATATCTTGATATTTCTGTGTTCAAACACGTACGCCGGACGAAACGGCCTCACAGGAGCCATAGATATTATGAATGAACCCATTGCTGACAGAAAAGAATTTTATCAGGTACTGACCCGGAATATCAGAATTCGTATCCTGCTGGTTTCCATTATCCCCATGATGCTCACCGTAGGCATACTGTGCTGGCGGTTTCATCTGGCCTATTCCGAAAAGATCAGTGCCCATATCGGGGAACTGGTACTCAAACACACCCAGAATATCGATACATTTCTCAAAGAAAAGCTGGGAAATATCCGGTACCTGGCCCGGCAGTTGTCCACCACAGAACCCGATATGGCCCAGCAGTTTCTCACATCACAACTATCTGAACTAAAAGATGAATATGGAGATGTGTTTACGGATCTAGGCCTTGTGGATTCAGCCGGTATTCAGTTTGCTTATGAAGGCCCTTTTCGCCTTGTCAATGCCGATTACAGTGAGGCCACCTGGTTTTTAAAGGCCATGAACAGCCCATACTATATTTCCGATGTATTTGCAGGACTTCGCGGCCACCCCCATTTTATCCTGGCAGTCAAGCTGTCAGCCCAGGGCCGCACCTATATCCTAAGATCCACCATTAATTTTACAGCGTTTAACAGTTTAGTGGAAAACGTCCAGATCGGCAGGACAGGTACGGCATTTATTGTCAATGCCCAAGGCCGCCTCCAAACCCATCCCCGCTCGGGAACCATGGAAATCGTCCCTTCATTTATTGCGGACCCAGCCATTTTTAAAGATAAGCATTCACTCATCCTCAAGCATGAAAATGACAAAGGCAACACGTGTTTGTATGCCCTGGCTCTGTTCAAAACAGTGGATTGGCGCATGGTGTTCCGCCAGGATGCCGGAGATGCATTAAGGGATATGTGGAAGGCCGAAATGCTCACTCTCATTATATTTCTGTTAGGCTGTGCAGCCATAGTGTCAGTTTCTTTTACACTCTCCAAAAATCTTGTCAAACGCATTGCAAGGGCAGACAAAAAAAATGAAGCCATGAACCAGCAGGTGGTGGAAAGCGGCAAACTTGCCACCATTGGCGAACTTGCGGCGGGCATTGCCCATGAAATCAACAACCCTGTGGCCATCATGGTGGAAGAGGCCGGCTGGATGAACGATCTTCTTGAAGAGGAGACCGGGATGATCCCCGACAATAAGATTGAGTTTCACCGGGCCATTGAACAGATCACAACCCAGGGTCGGCGCTGCAAGGACATTACCCACAAACTGTTGAGTTTTGCCCGGAAAAGTGACGCCACAGTGGCTGATATCGACATTAATGACACCATCCGGGAAATCGTTGAACTCACCGCCCAGATGGCCCGGTATAACAATGTCACCATCTCCACCCGGCTTGATCCGGACCTGCCCTTTATCCGGTTTTCCCCTTCCGAATTGCAACAAGTCATCTTGAACCTGACCAACAACGCCATTGATGCCATGGGCAAAGACGGCGGCAATGTTGAGATTGCAACGGGCCTTAACATCCAAGACGACAATATGATCGAAATTAAGGTGAATGATAGCGGACCAGGCATTCCCGCCCAATACCTGGACCGGATATTTGATCCTTTTTTCACCACCAAGGCCGTGGGAAAAGGCACAGGATTAGGGCTGTCCATCTGTTACGGCATTATTCAAAAAATGGGCGGCACAATTGAAGTAGAAAGCCGTATTGGCCAAGGTACCTGTTTTTTAATCCGGTTGCCCTTAGATGTCCAAAAGACAGCCAATTCGTCAACAAGCGATACAAAACACACGCATAAGCTGACCGAGCCTATCAATGCGTAGGCTCACCCTCATAACAAC is a genomic window of uncultured Desulfobacter sp. containing:
- a CDS encoding ATP-binding protein, with translation MNEPIADRKEFYQVLTRNIRIRILLVSIIPMMLTVGILCWRFHLAYSEKISAHIGELVLKHTQNIDTFLKEKLGNIRYLARQLSTTEPDMAQQFLTSQLSELKDEYGDVFTDLGLVDSAGIQFAYEGPFRLVNADYSEATWFLKAMNSPYYISDVFAGLRGHPHFILAVKLSAQGRTYILRSTINFTAFNSLVENVQIGRTGTAFIVNAQGRLQTHPRSGTMEIVPSFIADPAIFKDKHSLILKHENDKGNTCLYALALFKTVDWRMVFRQDAGDALRDMWKAEMLTLIIFLLGCAAIVSVSFTLSKNLVKRIARADKKNEAMNQQVVESGKLATIGELAAGIAHEINNPVAIMVEEAGWMNDLLEEETGMIPDNKIEFHRAIEQITTQGRRCKDITHKLLSFARKSDATVADIDINDTIREIVELTAQMARYNNVTISTRLDPDLPFIRFSPSELQQVILNLTNNAIDAMGKDGGNVEIATGLNIQDDNMIEIKVNDSGPGIPAQYLDRIFDPFFTTKAVGKGTGLGLSICYGIIQKMGGTIEVESRIGQGTCFLIRLPLDVQKTANSSTSDTKHTHKLTEPINA